From Carya illinoinensis cultivar Pawnee chromosome 5, C.illinoinensisPawnee_v1, whole genome shotgun sequence, one genomic window encodes:
- the LOC122311839 gene encoding serine carboxypeptidase-like 35: MALLWHLLFLSCFLVSSILVPGTLAAGKSFHDGEEARREADRVTNLPGQPEVKFRHYAGYVKLRPQDQKALFYWFFEAQEAPSQKPLVLWLNGGPGCSSIAYGAAQELGPFLVGNNGTQLNVNKFSWNKVANMLFLEAPIGVGFSYTNKSKDLYMLGDRVTAEDSHAFLIGWFKRFPSFKSHDFYLAGESYAGHYVPQLAKLIYERNRGASKNSYVNLKGFMIGNAAINDPTDVSGMFEYAWSHAIISDQLYNNILKECNFGQSENQTRNCGDYIRGFIEEYSEIDIYNIYTPVCLSNSLQRGISSSKFGVAPPASLLSRHNFWHKLPSGYDPCTEHYVEKYFNRVDVQRALHANVTKLSYPYTTCSGVIQGWNDSPDTVLPIIRKLLKAGLRIWIYSGDTDGRVPVTSTRKSINKMGLKTKEEWRAWFHKSQVAGWVQTYEGGLHLATVRGAGHQVPVFAPPQSLALFTHFLSSKTLPASRF; this comes from the exons ATGGCCCTTCTCTGGCACTTGCTCTTTCTCTCATGCTTTCTAGTCTCCTCAATTTTGGTGCCCGGCACCTTGGCCGCCGGGAAATCATTTCATGACGGCGAAGAAGCGCGCCGAGAGGCTGACAGAGTCACCAACTTGCCTGGACAGCCGGAGGTGAAGTTCAGGCACTACGCCGGCTACGTCAAACTTCGTCCACAAGATCAAAAGGCACTCTTCTACTGGTTCTTCGAAGCTCAAGAAGCACCTTCTCAGAAACCACTCGTCCTTTGGCTCAACGGAG GACCTGGCTGCTCTTCAATAGCATATGGAGCTGCACAAGAACTTGGTCCTTTTCTTGTCGGAAACAATGGAACCCAACTCAATGTTAACAAATTTTCCTGGAATAaag TTGCAAATATGTTGTTCTTGGAGGCACCCATTGGTGTAGGCTTTTCCTATACCAACAAATCCAAAGACTTGTATATGCTTGGCGATCGAGTTACAGCTGAGGACTCTCATGCTTTCTTGATTGGATGGTTTAAAAGGTTTCCAAGCTTCAAGTCCCACGACTTCTATCTCGCTGGAGAGAGCTATGCTG gtcATTATGTTCCCCAACTTGCGAAGCTCATTTATGAAAGAAACAGAGGCGCCAGCAAGAACTCGTACGTAAATCTCAAAGGTTTCATG ATTGGAAATGCTGCTATCAATGATCCGACGGATGTCAGTGGCATGTTTGAATATGCATGGAGTCATGCCATCATCTCTGACCAACTCTACAATAATATACTGAAGGAGTGCAATTTCGGGCAATCAGAAAACCAAACAAGGAATTGTGGAGACTATATCAGGGGTTTCATAGAAGAATACTCTGAAATTGATATTTACAACATTTACACACCCGTTTGCCTCTCTAATTCCCTGCAACGTGGAATTAGTTCCTCCAAGTTCGGTGTTGCGCCTCCAGCTAGTCTGTTATCACGGCAT AACTTCTGGCATAAGCTACCTTCAGGCTACGATCCATGTACGGAGCATTATGTTGAGAAATATTTCAACAGAGTGGATGTTCAAAGGGCCCTACACGCCAATGTCACTAAGCTGTCATATCCTTACACTACATGCAg TGGTGTTATTCAGGGATGGAATGACTCACCCGACACGGTGCTGCCAATCATTAGGAAGCTCTTAAAAGCTGGACTGCGCATTTGGATCTACAG CGGTGATACGGATGGGAGGGTGCCAGTGACATCGACAAGGAAAAGCATAAACAAGATGGGGTTAAAAACGAAGGAAGAATGGAGAGCATGGTTTCACAAAAGTCAAGTGGCCGGGTGGGTGCAGACCTACGAAGGCGGCCTTCATTTAGCAACTGTTAGAGGCGCTGGCCATCAGGTCCCAGTCTTTGCCCCTCCCCAGTCCCTTGCTCTCTTCACCCATTTCCTCTCTTCTAAAACCTTGCCGGCTTCtcgattttaa